A genomic segment from Patescibacteria group bacterium encodes:
- the rnpA gene encoding ribonuclease P protein component: MLARLNRLKKKKDFEKVFKQGKGSKQDFLALKFDKNNLKNSRFGFVVSAKVSKKAVIRNKIKRRLRESVRLRLDNIKKGFDIVFVTFEKIKEKDFEQINSLVEKILKKSKLLI; this comes from the coding sequence ATGTTAGCTAGATTAAACCGTTTGAAAAAGAAAAAGGATTTTGAAAAAGTGTTTAAGCAAGGAAAAGGTTCAAAGCAGGATTTTTTAGCTCTTAAATTTGACAAGAATAACTTGAAAAATTCTAGATTTGGATTTGTAGTATCAGCTAAAGTTTCTAAAAAAGCTGTTATAAGGAATAAGATAAAAAGAAGACTTCGTGAATCAGTAAGATTGAGATTAGATAATATTAAAAAAGGATTTGACATTGTATTTGTAACTTTTGAAAAAATTAAAGAAAAAGATTTTGAACAAATAAACAGCTTAGTTGAAAAAATATTAAAAAAATCAAAGCTTTTAATATAA
- the rpmH gene encoding 50S ribosomal protein L34 has product MSFTYKPKKRKRKKTHGFLKRTKTPSGKKILKRRRKKGRKKLTV; this is encoded by the coding sequence ATGTCATTCACTTACAAACCAAAAAAAAGAAAAAGGAAAAAAACACATGGTTTTTTGAAAAGAACCAAAACTCCGTCAGGCAAAAAGATTTTGAAAAGGAGAAGAAAGAAAGGCCGTAAAAAACTTACTGTTTAA
- the dnaA gene encoding chromosomal replication initiator protein DnaA, whose protein sequence is MTDEELWQAVLAQIQLQISKASFKTWFGDTRIVSKKEGAVFVSVPNSFAKEWLEQKYNKTIFKVLRGLDEKIKDVKYEIGKPKTEVIKKNVPFSIETGQLEFQEFKVDRDTNLNPRYTFDNFIVGPFNELAQAAGWAVTKKPGQVYNPFFVYGGVGLGKTHLLQSIGNEVIKNFKDKKVKYIPTDKFVSEVISSIRNRETQRLKAKYQKIDVLIIDDIQFLTGKEKTQEEFFYTFNSLYEKNKQIIISSDRSPKAIPALAERLRSRFEGGMIADISFPDTETRIAILKSKCQEREIDISDEILNFIASKVQRNIRELEGALNILIAYQKLNNNAADLKITKSLLKNLTSSPSHTINAKKIIQTVAEFYDLKEKDMLSESRKKEIVKPRQIAMFLLRQELKSSFPFIGRRLGGKDHTTAIYAYEKITKEVDKNESLGEEIELIKQRLMCA, encoded by the coding sequence ATGACTGATGAAGAACTTTGGCAGGCAGTACTGGCTCAAATCCAACTCCAGATTTCTAAAGCAAGTTTTAAAACCTGGTTTGGAGACACCCGTATTGTTTCTAAAAAAGAAGGTGCTGTATTTGTATCTGTGCCCAATTCATTTGCGAAAGAATGGCTTGAGCAAAAATACAATAAAACCATTTTTAAAGTGCTGCGCGGACTAGATGAAAAGATTAAGGATGTAAAATATGAAATTGGGAAGCCAAAAACAGAAGTTATCAAAAAAAATGTTCCTTTCTCGATTGAAACAGGTCAATTAGAATTTCAAGAATTTAAAGTTGATAGAGATACAAATCTTAATCCTAGATATACTTTTGATAACTTTATTGTCGGTCCATTTAATGAATTAGCCCAAGCGGCTGGATGGGCAGTAACAAAAAAACCTGGTCAAGTATATAATCCATTTTTTGTATATGGAGGAGTAGGACTAGGAAAAACTCATTTACTTCAATCAATTGGCAATGAAGTTATCAAGAATTTCAAAGATAAAAAAGTAAAATACATACCTACAGACAAGTTTGTTTCTGAGGTGATATCTTCAATTAGAAATAGGGAAACTCAAAGACTAAAAGCGAAATATCAAAAAATTGATGTTTTAATAATAGATGACATTCAGTTTTTAACAGGGAAAGAAAAAACTCAGGAAGAATTCTTTTATACATTTAATAGTCTTTATGAGAAGAATAAACAAATTATTATTTCTTCTGACAGATCTCCAAAAGCTATCCCAGCATTAGCTGAAAGACTAAGGTCGCGTTTTGAAGGAGGAATGATAGCAGATATTTCTTTTCCGGATACAGAAACAAGGATTGCGATATTAAAATCAAAATGCCAAGAAAGGGAAATTGATATTTCTGATGAAATTCTTAATTTTATAGCATCAAAAGTTCAAAGAAATATTAGAGAATTAGAAGGTGCTTTAAATATATTGATTGCTTATCAAAAATTAAACAATAATGCTGCTGATTTAAAAATTACCAAATCACTGCTTAAAAACTTAACCTCATCCCCTTCTCATACTATTAACGCAAAGAAAATAATTCAAACTGTAGCTGAATTCTACGATTTAAAAGAAAAAGACATGCTGTCAGAATCAAGAAAAAAAGAGATTGTAAAACCCAGGCAGATTGCTATGTTTTTATTAAGACAAGAGTTAAAATCATCTTTTCCATTTATTGGAAGAAGGCTTGGAGGAAAAGACCACACAACAGCAATTTATGCATATGAAAAAATAACAAAAGAGGTGGATAAAAACGAAAGTTTAGGCGAAGAAATAGAGTTAATAAAGCAGCGCTTAATGTGTGCTTAA
- the dnaN gene encoding DNA polymerase III subunit beta: protein MNITILKEKLKEGIGVVEKISQKSLTLPILQNILFKTENNFLKLSTTNLESAVNWWGLAKIGKQGSVCSPTRFLSNFLSFLPEKSIDLSEDNFVMDLTCENYKTKIKGVNPEEFPIIPQIKEGQNVIIDNIKFCQSLSQILNVPSPSTARPEISGIYFIFENNLIKMVATDSFRLAEKKIFFDTKLSKKHSLILPQSAAKEMVSIFSEKQGDLKISFSPNQISFEYMMSETDHPQIQFISRLISGEYPNYQEIIPKKYKTEVKIQRKELLNQIKSASLFSGKINEVKLRINPKTNKVEVLSQSPDLGEYKSFFVGDIKGDDVSVSFNHRFLIDGITEIKKDKLTFELTNEDGPAALKSEGEEDYLYIIMPIKSA, encoded by the coding sequence ATGAATATAACTATATTAAAGGAAAAACTAAAAGAAGGTATTGGTGTTGTGGAAAAGATTTCGCAAAAATCTTTAACCTTGCCAATACTTCAAAATATTCTTTTTAAAACAGAGAATAATTTTTTAAAATTATCAACTACTAATTTAGAATCAGCTGTTAATTGGTGGGGGCTGGCTAAAATAGGAAAACAAGGAAGCGTTTGTTCTCCAACAAGATTTCTTTCAAACTTTCTATCTTTTTTACCTGAAAAATCTATTGATTTGAGTGAGGATAATTTTGTTATGGATCTAACTTGCGAGAATTATAAGACAAAAATTAAAGGAGTTAATCCTGAAGAATTCCCTATTATTCCTCAGATAAAAGAAGGTCAAAATGTTATTATTGATAATATTAAGTTTTGCCAGTCTTTATCTCAGATATTAAATGTTCCTTCTCCTTCTACTGCTAGGCCTGAGATTTCTGGCATTTACTTTATTTTTGAAAATAATTTAATTAAAATGGTTGCTACTGATAGCTTTAGACTTGCTGAAAAGAAAATATTTTTTGATACTAAACTTTCAAAAAAACATTCTTTGATTTTACCTCAATCTGCTGCCAAAGAAATGGTTAGTATTTTTAGTGAAAAACAAGGGGATTTAAAAATTTCTTTTTCTCCAAATCAGATTTCATTTGAATATATGATGAGTGAAACAGACCATCCTCAGATTCAGTTTATTTCAAGATTGATCAGCGGAGAATATCCTAATTACCAAGAAATAATTCCTAAAAAGTATAAAACTGAAGTGAAAATACAGAGAAAAGAACTTTTAAATCAAATTAAAAGCGCAAGTCTTTTCAGCGGAAAAATTAATGAAGTAAAACTAAGAATTAATCCTAAAACCAATAAAGTTGAAGTTTTAAGCCAGAGTCCTGATTTAGGCGAGTATAAAAGTTTTTTTGTTGGCGATATTAAAGGAGATGATGTTTCGGTTTCTTTTAACCACAGATTTTTAATTGACGGTATTACTGAAATTAAAAAAGACAAATTAACTTTTGAATTAACTAATGAAGACGGACCCGCAGCTTTAAAATCAGAAGGAGAAGAAGATTATCTTTATATCATAATGCCAATTAAATCTGCGTAA
- a CDS encoding PBP1A family penicillin-binding protein produces MVKRKYYRKTYRGKEKNKGSFKFPIKSFITLAVACLLLFILAFFYYVRNFPRPEIFNERQLAQSTKIYDKTGQTLLYEIYGEEKRTWISLEFISEHLKQAVIATEDANFYNHFGVDIKGIVRAVLTDLRIGQPVHGGSTIPQQLIRSTFLTLDKTAERKIKEIVLALELNRRYPKDKILEWYLNQVPFGQNAYGVESASQTYFNKSASEISLSESAILAALIQAPSRLSPYGINKDQLMIRKDYILDRMNSEGFINKETASSTKSEEIVFVEKSVRIKAPYFTLWVKQQLEENYGENYLRRMGLKVYTSLDWEIQQDVEEITKQGIELNKAFNAHNAGVIVINPKNGHVLAMAIGTGDYNEDSFPEGCTSGKDCLFDPKFNVVVGTQRNPGRQPGSAFKPFVYATAFKQGYDDTNTVIDEKTNFGMWGDEEYIPQNYDELFRGEVTLRQSLAQSLNVPSVKVLLDLAGLENSIKTAQSLGINTLTPPYGPSIVLGGWEVKLIELTSAFGVFANDGLKVPPVSILKIEDSKGNIIEENKKTPQRVLETQPARLINDILSDNQARSPMFGSSSLLYFRDFDVAAKTGTTQNFRDAWTIGYNPNVVIGVWVGNNNNESMEEEPGVVLAGPIFYRIMNNLLLKFPKQDFQKPEMPQEDLTQI; encoded by the coding sequence ATGGTAAAAAGAAAATACTACAGAAAAACATACAGAGGAAAGGAAAAGAATAAAGGATCATTTAAGTTTCCTATCAAATCTTTTATTACACTTGCAGTAGCATGTCTTTTGCTTTTTATTCTTGCATTTTTTTATTATGTCAGAAATTTTCCAAGACCGGAAATATTTAATGAAAGGCAACTAGCCCAATCAACAAAGATTTACGACAAAACAGGTCAAACACTTTTATATGAGATTTATGGTGAAGAAAAAAGAACATGGATTTCTTTAGAATTCATATCTGAACACTTAAAACAGGCTGTAATAGCAACTGAAGATGCTAATTTCTATAATCACTTTGGGGTTGATATTAAAGGCATTGTAAGAGCTGTTTTGACTGATTTAAGGATTGGACAGCCAGTTCACGGAGGTTCTACTATTCCCCAACAATTGATAAGATCAACATTTCTAACTCTTGATAAAACAGCCGAGAGAAAGATCAAAGAGATTGTTTTAGCTTTAGAATTAAACAGACGCTATCCAAAAGATAAGATTCTTGAATGGTATTTAAATCAAGTTCCTTTTGGCCAAAATGCCTATGGAGTAGAATCAGCCAGTCAAACCTATTTTAACAAATCTGCTTCTGAAATCTCTTTATCTGAATCAGCAATATTAGCAGCTTTAATCCAAGCACCATCAAGACTGTCGCCTTATGGAATAAACAAAGACCAGCTTATGATTAGAAAAGATTATATACTAGACAGGATGAATAGTGAAGGATTCATAAATAAAGAAACAGCCTCTTCAACAAAGAGTGAAGAAATAGTTTTTGTTGAAAAATCTGTTCGAATCAAAGCCCCTTATTTTACTCTTTGGGTTAAACAACAATTAGAAGAAAATTATGGCGAAAATTATTTAAGAAGAATGGGGTTAAAAGTTTACACTTCTTTAGATTGGGAAATACAGCAAGATGTCGAAGAAATCACAAAACAAGGCATTGAACTAAATAAAGCATTCAATGCCCATAATGCAGGTGTAATAGTAATCAATCCTAAAAATGGCCATGTATTGGCAATGGCAATAGGAACAGGAGATTATAACGAAGATTCTTTCCCAGAAGGCTGCACTTCAGGCAAAGACTGTTTATTTGATCCAAAATTCAATGTTGTGGTAGGAACACAAAGAAATCCTGGCAGACAGCCTGGTTCAGCTTTTAAACCATTTGTTTACGCAACTGCTTTTAAACAAGGTTATGATGATACTAATACTGTTATTGACGAGAAAACTAATTTTGGAATGTGGGGGGATGAAGAATATATTCCTCAAAACTATGATGAACTATTCAGAGGCGAAGTTACTTTGAGACAATCTTTAGCTCAATCATTAAATGTGCCTTCAGTAAAAGTTCTATTAGATTTAGCAGGATTAGAGAACAGTATCAAAACTGCACAAAGCCTAGGGATAAATACCCTAACACCTCCTTATGGCCCTTCAATAGTACTTGGCGGTTGGGAAGTCAAACTAATTGAATTGACTTCAGCCTTTGGAGTATTTGCAAATGATGGACTAAAAGTTCCGCCAGTTTCAATTCTAAAAATTGAAGATTCAAAAGGAAACATTATTGAAGAAAATAAAAAAACCCCTCAAAGGGTTTTAGAAACTCAACCAGCCCGGCTAATAAATGATATTTTATCAGACAACCAAGCTCGCTCTCCCATGTTTGGTTCTTCTTCTCTTCTATACTTTAGAGATTTTGATGTTGCTGCTAAAACTGGAACAACACAGAATTTTCGTGATGCCTGGACAATAGGATATAATCCAAATGTAGTTATTGGTGTTTGGGTAGGAAACAATAACAATGAATCAATGGAAGAAGAACCAGGAGTTGTACTTGCTGGCCCAATATTTTACAGAATAATGAATAATCTATTGTTAAAATTCCCAAAGCAAGATTTTCAAAAACCAGAAATGCCCCAAGAGGATCTTACGCAGATTTAA
- the tyrS gene encoding tyrosine--tRNA ligase, with amino-acid sequence MNQDKRINQVLTKGTEQVLPNKKGLTDLMKKQKIRLYFGIDPTSPNIHIGHAVPLRKLRDFQELGHEVILLFGTFTAQIGDPSGKDKKREPLTLKQVKKNIATYKKQASKVLDMSKTKIKQNHVWLEKLKFDDLVKIGSHFTTSRLLERNMFQNRLKKGQEVWLNELFYPLMQGYDSVAMNIDLEIGGTDQLFNMLVGRKLQRIYNKKEKYVLTIPMLTGLDGREMSKTHSNFVNLTDTPNDMFGKIMSLKDELIIHYFELCTNLDLVEIEEMEKELKEKIINPRDIKAKLAKEIVKIYYDEKLAEKAEKEFNKVFKEKKLPSEIKKVRILEKEIDILNLLVKAKLVLSKAEAKRLIEQNAVAIDSVLKTDWQEKIKIKRGMIIKVGKRRFAQII; translated from the coding sequence ATGAACCAAGATAAAAGAATTAATCAAGTTTTAACAAAAGGCACAGAACAGGTTTTGCCAAATAAAAAAGGTTTAACAGACCTAATGAAAAAACAAAAGATAAGGCTATATTTTGGCATTGACCCAACAAGCCCAAATATTCATATCGGCCATGCTGTGCCCTTAAGAAAATTAAGAGATTTTCAAGAATTAGGCCATGAAGTGATTTTATTATTTGGCACCTTTACTGCTCAGATTGGTGATCCTTCTGGCAAAGATAAAAAAAGAGAACCTTTAACTTTAAAGCAAGTTAAAAAAAATATTGCCACTTATAAAAAGCAGGCTTCAAAAGTGCTAGACATGTCAAAAACTAAGATCAAACAAAATCATGTTTGGCTTGAGAAATTAAAGTTTGATGATTTGGTGAAAATAGGTTCTCATTTTACAACTTCAAGACTGCTCGAAAGAAACATGTTCCAGAACAGACTTAAAAAAGGACAAGAAGTATGGCTTAATGAATTGTTCTATCCTTTGATGCAGGGCTATGATTCAGTTGCAATGAATATTGATTTAGAAATAGGAGGGACAGATCAATTATTCAATATGTTAGTGGGCAGAAAACTTCAAAGAATCTACAATAAAAAAGAAAAGTATGTTTTAACAATTCCAATGCTGACTGGTTTAGATGGAAGAGAAATGAGTAAAACTCATAGTAATTTTGTTAATTTGACTGATACGCCAAATGACATGTTCGGAAAAATTATGTCTTTAAAAGATGAATTAATTATTCATTATTTTGAATTGTGTACTAATCTGGATTTAGTGGAAATCGAGGAAATGGAAAAAGAGTTGAAAGAAAAAATAATAAACCCACGGGATATAAAAGCAAAATTAGCAAAAGAAATTGTAAAGATTTATTACGATGAGAAATTAGCTGAAAAAGCTGAGAAAGAATTCAATAAAGTTTTTAAAGAAAAAAAACTGCCTTCAGAAATTAAAAAAGTAAGAATATTAGAAAAAGAAATTGACATTCTAAATCTTTTAGTAAAAGCAAAGTTGGTTTTATCAAAAGCAGAAGCAAAAAGATTAATTGAACAGAATGCGGTTGCAATTGACAGCGTCTTGAAAACAGATTGGCAGGAAAAAATTAAAATTAAAAGAGGAATGATTATTAAAGTTGGCAAAAGAAGGTTTGCCCAAATAATATAG
- the ruvC gene encoding crossover junction endodeoxyribonuclease RuvC, which yields MIILGIDPGTASTGYGIIEKSKSLKCLGYNVIRTAPGVEPGERLRQINNELSKIIKEYQPDILAIEKIFFFRNFKTVIPVSQAKGSILLTAAKKKLPVWEYTPLQIKLTVAGYGRADKKEVQKSIQKMLRLKEIPKPDDAADALAVAATYLLKEIDFHT from the coding sequence ATGATTATTTTAGGTATTGACCCGGGAACAGCAAGCACTGGTTATGGAATTATTGAAAAATCAAAATCTTTAAAATGCTTAGGCTATAATGTAATACGCACTGCTCCTGGAGTGGAACCCGGAGAAAGGCTAAGACAAATCAACAATGAATTATCAAAAATAATAAAAGAATACCAGCCAGACATTTTAGCAATAGAAAAGATATTCTTTTTTAGAAACTTTAAAACAGTTATTCCGGTGTCTCAAGCAAAAGGCTCAATTTTACTGACAGCTGCAAAGAAAAAACTCCCTGTGTGGGAGTATACTCCTCTCCAAATTAAATTAACTGTTGCTGGCTATGGAAGGGCAGATAAAAAAGAAGTTCAAAAAAGCATTCAAAAAATGCTTAGACTTAAAGAAATTCCAAAACCAGATGATGCTGCTGATGCCTTAGCTGTTGCTGCCACCTATCTTTTAAAAGAAATTGATTTCCACACTTGA
- a CDS encoding YebC/PmpR family DNA-binding transcriptional regulator: MSGHSHAKTVKSKKEAGAKQRSQMFSKINRLITVAIREGGPNTETNSKLRMAIETARSFNMPNDNIERAIKRASGEGGEGKLEEFLFEAYGPGNIAILIEGITDNKNRALGEVKKILAQYNGKFVQEGAIKWMFERKGYATIKLEAQSEELKDKEKLELTAIEAEAEDVIWNNNDLDAYTSIESLEKVKKNLEGKGIKIDSSGLEWKPKEEIEIDEKQRQACQKLFEALNENDNIQDIYSNLKL, translated from the coding sequence ATGTCAGGTCATTCGCATGCTAAAACTGTAAAAAGTAAAAAAGAAGCTGGCGCTAAACAAAGAAGCCAGATGTTTTCTAAAATAAACCGACTTATCACTGTTGCTATAAGAGAGGGAGGCCCTAACACAGAAACCAATTCTAAGTTAAGAATGGCAATTGAAACTGCTCGTTCTTTTAATATGCCGAATGACAATATTGAAAGAGCGATCAAGCGCGCTAGCGGAGAAGGAGGAGAAGGAAAACTTGAAGAGTTTTTATTTGAAGCTTATGGTCCAGGCAATATTGCCATATTAATTGAAGGAATCACTGATAATAAAAACAGGGCGTTAGGAGAAGTTAAAAAAATTCTAGCTCAATACAATGGCAAGTTTGTTCAAGAAGGAGCAATTAAATGGATGTTTGAAAGAAAAGGATACGCAACAATTAAACTGGAAGCACAAAGCGAAGAATTAAAAGATAAAGAGAAACTAGAGCTTACTGCAATTGAAGCTGAAGCTGAAGATGTTATTTGGAATAATAACGACTTAGATGCTTATACAAGTATAGAAAGCTTAGAAAAAGTTAAGAAGAACTTGGAAGGAAAAGGGATTAAGATTGATTCATCAGGGCTGGAATGGAAACCAAAAGAAGAAATTGAAATTGATGAAAAACAAAGACAAGCTTGTCAAAAACTTTTTGAAGCATTAAATGAAAATGACAATATTCAGGATATTTACTCCAATCTGAAACTATGA
- a CDS encoding lamin tail domain-containing protein, with amino-acid sequence MVNKILKKSIFFLLILLPFYSISAFNNLDVVINEISWMGTDSSRYDEWIELYNNTNSLINLDGWTLKAIDGTPEITLSGTIQSNGFYVLERTNDTTIPNIIADQIYTGALSNKGEYLQLFDNQDNLIDEINCTDNWLAGDNATKQTMERISPTSLNWQTSKNPSGTPNITNSVFIKQEIEQEPVSEPESTQEPEQQAEKIFYPSNIVFSEILPSPDGPDSENEFIEIFNKNDFDVDLNGWKIKDSIGSITTYTFPINTTIKSKSYLVILRPETKIILNNDADTLHLIQPNNAIIDTVSYEKALRVQSYNLTSSGWSWSEKLTPENDNIIEQKSKEPEQLIIRESANKPESKEILKNSEKMIASAVKPTTKTNNQFLKVFSIALIFAVFSNIAILKLKKVINKRKLIFKEK; translated from the coding sequence ATGGTAAATAAAATCTTAAAAAAGAGCATTTTCTTTTTACTCATTCTTTTACCTTTTTACTCAATCTCAGCTTTTAATAATCTAGATGTTGTCATTAATGAAATTTCCTGGATGGGAACAGATAGTTCTCGTTACGACGAATGGATTGAGTTATACAATAACACTAATTCATTAATTAATCTGGATGGCTGGACATTAAAAGCCATTGACGGAACACCAGAAATAACTCTTTCAGGAACCATTCAATCGAATGGTTTTTATGTTTTAGAAAGGACTAATGACACAACTATTCCAAATATAATTGCAGATCAAATTTATACAGGCGCATTAAGTAATAAAGGAGAATATTTACAGCTTTTTGATAATCAAGATAATTTAATTGATGAAATAAATTGCACAGATAATTGGCTGGCTGGAGATAATGCTACCAAGCAAACAATGGAAAGAATCAGCCCAACTTCATTAAATTGGCAAACAAGCAAAAATCCATCAGGCACTCCAAACATAACAAATAGCGTTTTTATTAAACAGGAAATTGAACAAGAACCAGTTTCTGAACCAGAATCAACTCAAGAACCAGAACAACAGGCTGAAAAAATATTCTATCCTTCAAATATTGTGTTTAGCGAAATTCTTCCTTCTCCTGATGGGCCTGATAGTGAAAATGAATTCATAGAAATTTTCAATAAAAATGACTTTGATGTTGATTTGAACGGTTGGAAAATAAAAGACTCTATCGGTAGTATCACAACTTATACTTTTCCAATAAATACAACAATAAAAAGCAAAAGCTATTTAGTCATTTTAAGGCCTGAAACAAAAATTATATTAAACAATGATGCTGACACCTTACATTTAATTCAACCCAATAACGCAATAATTGACACTGTAAGCTATGAAAAAGCTTTGAGAGTGCAATCATATAATCTAACAAGTTCTGGCTGGTCCTGGAGCGAAAAACTCACTCCTGAAAATGACAATATAATAGAACAAAAAAGCAAAGAGCCTGAACAGCTCATCATTAGAGAATCAGCAAATAAACCAGAAAGTAAAGAAATTTTAAAGAACAGCGAAAAAATGATTGCTTCTGCGGTTAAGCCGACCACAAAAACAAATAATCAATTTTTAAAAGTTTTTTCAATCGCCTTAATTTTCGCTGTTTTTTCAAATATAGCGATCTTAAAACTGAAAAAAGTGATAAATAAAAGAAAATTGATTTTCAAAGAAAAATGA
- a CDS encoding endonuclease III codes for MKKSIFDKVIKILRQKFSVQIWSKKFTAFEVLVATILSQATQRQNNIRAFKNLRKKFRIIPNVLARANLDELIKCIRPAGLHRIKALRIKKISKILTEKNENSLEEILNKSCSEAREELLNLPGVGTKTADVVLSFVAQCNVFPIDTHIRRIIKRWGLVKENAVYEEIRAVLESLVKPKERLKVHLILIEFGREVCNSRRPKCEVCPISRYCLSRNA; via the coding sequence ATGAAAAAATCGATTTTTGATAAAGTGATAAAAATCTTAAGACAGAAATTCTCAGTGCAGATTTGGAGTAAAAAATTTACAGCTTTTGAAGTTTTGGTGGCAACCATATTGTCACAAGCCACTCAACGACAAAATAACATTAGAGCATTCAAGAATTTACGAAAGAAGTTTAGAATAATTCCAAACGTCTTGGCAAGAGCAAATTTAGATGAGTTAATAAAATGCATTCGTCCGGCTGGCCTACATCGTATTAAGGCATTGAGGATTAAAAAAATTTCAAAGATCTTAACAGAGAAGAACGAAAATAGCTTAGAAGAGATTTTGAATAAATCCTGTAGCGAAGCGAGAGAAGAATTGCTTAATCTTCCAGGCGTTGGGACAAAGACGGCAGATGTGGTTCTTAGTTTTGTTGCCCAATGTAATGTTTTTCCTATTGATACTCACATAAGGAGAATTATCAAAAGGTGGGGATTAGTAAAAGAAAACGCTGTTTATGAAGAAATAAGGGCGGTTTTAGAGAGCTTGGTTAAACCAAAAGAACGGTTAAAAGTTCATTTGATATTGATAGAGTTTGGCAGAGAGGTGTGTAATTCCAGGAGACCAAAGTGTGAAGTTTGTCCAATTTCCAGATATTGTTTAAGTAGAAATGCCTAG
- a CDS encoding GspE/PulE family protein, translating into MKEISKKITGETEITEAILTEIEKEVKSISDLKTKIEESLKGRLTEVLEIILGSAIHLNVSDIHFEPKEENTKLRVRIDGLLQDILFFDSKMYQSIISRVKLLSELKLNIADRPQDGRFSILTTDKESKKPLLIEIRTSILPSEYGETIVLRILNPKSLIDLETLGLRKDLLELFNKEIKKPNGMIVITGPTGSGKTTTLYAFLKKIQSPEAKVITIEDPIEYHLKGISQTQVNPSKGYDFANGLRSIMRQDPDVVLVGEVRDLETASISLQAALTGHLVFTTLHTNDAAGTVTRLQALGEKAVNIAPAINMAIAQRLIRRVCKKCAKIRKASEQELEKLKKGLKNLPKSVKIPKIDENIKIPEPAGCKECNNTGYKGRTGIYEAFLIDDEMEKFILTSPSIAALNEKAVEKGMISMYQDGLIKILEGITTIEEVEKATGD; encoded by the coding sequence ATGAAAGAAATTTCAAAAAAAATAACTGGAGAAACAGAAATAACAGAAGCTATTTTAACTGAAATAGAAAAAGAGGTTAAAAGCATATCTGATTTAAAAACAAAGATTGAAGAATCTTTAAAGGGCAGACTAACAGAAGTACTTGAAATTATTTTAGGGAGCGCAATTCATTTAAATGTTTCTGATATTCACTTTGAACCAAAAGAAGAAAATACAAAGCTTCGTGTTAGAATTGACGGGCTTTTACAGGACATTTTGTTTTTTGACAGCAAAATGTATCAGTCAATAATATCAAGAGTAAAACTTCTTTCAGAATTAAAGTTAAATATTGCAGATCGGCCACAAGATGGGCGGTTTTCTATTTTAACGACTGATAAGGAATCTAAAAAACCTTTGCTTATAGAAATAAGGACTTCAATCCTGCCTTCTGAATATGGTGAAACAATAGTTTTAAGAATCCTAAATCCAAAAAGCTTGATTGATCTTGAAACTTTAGGGTTAAGAAAAGATTTACTTGAGTTATTCAATAAAGAAATTAAAAAACCAAATGGAATGATTGTCATCACAGGACCAACTGGTTCTGGTAAAACAACAACTCTTTATGCATTTTTGAAAAAAATCCAAAGCCCTGAAGCTAAAGTCATTACAATTGAAGATCCAATTGAATATCATTTAAAAGGAATATCTCAAACTCAAGTTAATCCTTCAAAAGGTTATGATTTTGCCAATGGACTGCGTTCTATTATGAGACAAGATCCTGATGTAGTGTTGGTAGGAGAGGTAAGGGATTTAGAAACTGCAAGCATATCTCTTCAAGCTGCTTTAACAGGACATTTAGTTTTTACGACACTCCATACTAATGATGCTGCTGGAACAGTAACAAGACTTCAAGCGCTGGGAGAGAAAGCAGTTAATATTGCTCCTGCCATTAATATGGCTATTGCTCAAAGATTAATAAGAAGAGTTTGTAAAAAATGCGCTAAAATAAGAAAAGCTTCCGAACAAGAATTGGAAAAACTGAAAAAAGGATTAAAAAACCTGCCCAAAAGCGTGAAAATACCAAAAATAGATGAAAATATTAAAATCCCTGAACCAGCTGGATGTAAGGAATGCAACAATACTGGCTATAAAGGAAGAACAGGCATTTATGAAGCATTTTTAATTGATGATGAAATGGAAAAATTTATTTTAACATCACCTTCTATCGCTGCTTTAAATGAAAAAGCAGTTGAAAAAGGAATGATTTCAATGTATCAAGATGGCTTGATCAAGATTTTAGAAGGCATAACAACAATCGAAGAAGTGGAAAAAGCAACAGGTGATTAA